The stretch of DNA GGTGCTCGACCTGCTATATCACTTGAATCGGGATGCAGGTCGCACCATCGTTATGGTGCTGCACGATTTGAATATGGCCTGCCGCTACAGCCATCATTTGGCAGCTTTGCAGAATGGGGCAGTGCTGGCTCAAGGACGACCCGCAGAGGTGGTGACAGAATCTTTGGTACAGCAGGTGTTTGGCTTACACAGCCGCATTATTCCTGACCCTATTTCGGGGACGCCGCTCTGTGTGCCGATTAGTCAATTTATCGAGGGCTAATAGACTTGATATGAAACACAACTGAAAATCGCTGTTTACGGCGCTACCGTATGATGAAATTCCTCTGACTGGCAAAACGTTCCTCCTGGGTTGTAACATTGGAGATCGCTCTGTTAAACATTGCAGTGATTGTTCTGACGGAAGAACTGCGACATCGATTGTCCGCTTACCATCCGCCCTCCATTGATGCACCAACGCCTGCACTGGTTTATCCTTAATTATCCGTCTCGCCAGGCCGGATTCGGAAGAATGAAGTGAACCTGACTGCACCCGAAAAAGCCGCCTTCGTGAATGCTGTTTACACATTAAAAACAACAGTGCCAGAAGGCAGTGCCCTCAGCATTTATGACCAGCTTGTTCTTCAGCATGTTATGACGATGGGATTCCGTTGGCGTTCGGGAGCAACGGGACCAGCTCAAGGCAATCCAGCTCATGGACAACCCGCTTTGCTGCCCTTGATCGCCAATCTTGTGATGCCTATCCCATTCCGCAACGTGCGATTGATGAGTTATTTCGCTTTGATCATTATGAGATTTTTAATGCGCTAATTGAAGGAGCGCTGGTTTTAGATGCAAAACAGCAGTATGTCCTGGGATGGGCAATCCACGCCTACGCTCATTCCGTAATTGGAGGAAGCGTAGTCGATCCCAAAGATCCTGTGCTTCAAACCAAAATTCTCGGCACAATGGACAGCATTCCCAGTTCTCCCTACGACCCATTTTTTTGGCTCAACCATGCCAATGTTGATCGCCTCTGGGCAGAATGGCAAGACCAGGGACACACAGGTGAAACTTTTTATCCATCTGACGGCATGCCATTTGGCCATAATCTGCACGACCCAATGTGGCCCTGGGATAGAGGACTATCCACACCTGGAGAGTATGGATCGGGAAATTTGCGATCGCTGCTCCTCGTTACTGATTCAGCGGTAATACCAGCCGATGTTTTAGACTACAGGCAGTTGGGCTATACCTATGACACGATCGAGAGAGCTATTAGCAGAAAGTCCGGATAACAAAGAAAAAAGTCCGGTTTACAAAGATGGCGATCGCTCATAACCTCTATGATTTTCTCACCTCCTAAATAAGAATGATTCTTGTTAGATAGATTAACGGTGGGTGAGTGAGGCATGACAAAACTGACACGTGGCACGTCTTTGGCAATCTGGATCGGAGTGATTCCGATCGGAATTTCTGCGTTGTTTGTGCTATTGCCAATCCGGCCCGCAGTAGCAGAGGACATTAAGCCTCAATCCAGGTTAAATTCTCTTGCTTCCGGCATCTCTCCTCACCTTGAAGCTGCTGATTTGCCTCTGGAAGAGGTCGGATCGAGTTCAGTTGATGCCACTCAAAGGAGTGAACTGGAGTCAGCCGCAACGACTGTAGATGAGTGGATCGAGCAAATTGCTCGGGCTGATTTAGTCGAGATTACTGGCATCCGAGTTGAAGAAGTCGAAGAAGGTGTCACGCTCCAGCTTGAAACGACTGGCGAGTTGTCGGCACCCACAACGTCGATTACTGGCAATGCTGCGATCGCAGATATCTCCAATGCGGTTTTGAATTTGCCGGACGGCGAAGACTTCTTTGCTGGCGATCCAGCCGAAGGGATCGTGCTGATCAACGTAACGAATTTGCCAGACAATCAGGTGCGGATCGCGATCACGGGCACGGATGCCCCGCCCACCCTCAACATCACAACTGTCGCTACTGGACTCACAGTGAGTGTTACTCCTGGTGATTCAACGGCTCAAACCCCAGAAGACGACTCTATTCAGATTAGTGTCACTGGCGAGCAAACTGATGATGATTACTTTTTGCCCAATGCCAGCACGGCCACTCGCACGGACACCCCGATTTTAGATGTTCCGGCCTCCATTCAGGTGGTTCCCCGTAAGGTATTAGAAGATCAGCAAGTGACGCGCCTAGATGAAGCATTGAATAACGTAAGTGGCGTGACATCGGGCGGTACGTTTGGCAACACCTCGCTTGACTTTAACATTCGAGGGTTTGATGCCCCCACGCTGCGTAATGGGTTCAGAGAGTTTGGTGGATTCACTGGGGCCAGTCCCACGATTACTAATCTGGAAAGGGTCGAGGTCTTGAAAGGGCCAGCCTCTATTCTCTATGGAGAAATTCAGCCCGGAGGTGTGATCAACCTGGTGACGGAACAGCCGCTGGCTGAACCGCTTTATCGACTGGAACTGGATGTGGGCAATCGAGGTGTGTTTCAACCCCAGATAGACCTCACTGGCCCCCTGAATGCAGAGGGAAGCGTATTGTATCGGCTGAATGCATCCTACTTTCATGATAATGGATTCACAAATTATGAGCAGGATACAGAACGGGCTTTTGTTGCCCCGGTGTTAGCAGTGAAATTTGGCGATCGCACCGACCTAACTCTCAGTGTTGAATATACCAATGAGAAGCTTCCGTTTGATAATGGTTTAGTTGCCTTT from Rubidibacter lacunae KORDI 51-2 encodes:
- a CDS encoding tyrosinase family protein → MAFGSNGTSSRQSSSWTTRFAALDRQSCDAYPIPQRAIDELFRFDHYEIFNALIEGALVLDAKQQYVLGWAIHAYAHSVIGGSVVDPKDPVLQTKILGTMDSIPSSPYDPFFWLNHANVDRLWAEWQDQGHTGETFYPSDGMPFGHNLHDPMWPWDRGLSTPGEYGSGNLRSLLLVTDSAVIPADVLDYRQLGYTYDTIERAISRKSG